The following coding sequences lie in one Rissa tridactyla isolate bRisTri1 chromosome Z, bRisTri1.patW.cur.20221130, whole genome shotgun sequence genomic window:
- the GFM2 gene encoding ribosome-releasing factor 2, mitochondrial — protein sequence MLRCMRKFPMNALKSSSLCSKHLYFRKSKFRVISVTQQNGNLRNYSSPPGDVKSLRSVINPHISRIRNIGIMAHIDAGKTTTTERMLYYSGYIRTLGDVDDGDTVTDFMVQERERGITIQSAAVTFDWKDYRINLIDTPGHVDFTVEVERCLRVLDGAVAVFDASAGVEAQTLTVWRQADKHQIPRICFLNKMDKTRASFTYAVESIKQKLKAKPLLLQLPIGEAKTFRGLVDIVTKEKIIWKPTSDLDDGKNFEQKLLLEADDPSLFQEVQDARNALIEQVADLDDEFAELVLGEYSENFDSIPADKLQSAIRRVTLAQKAVPVLCGSALKNKGVQPLLDAIIMYLPAPNERSYEFLQWYKDDLCALAFKVLHDKCRGPLVFIRVYSGSLKPQSAVYNINKSCTERMSRLLLPFADQQIEIPSLMPGNIALTVGLKQSATGDTIVSSKASAVAAARRAGRDAAGEKRSTSNVESLLLAGVEIPDPVFFCTIEPPSMAKQQDLDNALSCLQREDPSLKVKLDPDTGQTILCGMGELHIEIIHDRIKREYGIETYLGPLQIAYRETILNAAQATDTLDKTVGDKRHFVTAELEVRPRSGERAATKPIIDYAASVIEGLPKELQGAIENGITNSCIQGPLLGFPVQDIDVTLQSLTVHPDTSHTMISACVSRCMQKALKKAGIQILEPLMNLEITVSEDHLSAALADLAQRRGSIQEIQSRQDNRVVVAAVPLAEMMGYSTVLRSLTSGSATFTLELASYQALNSQEQSALLQRRTGLV from the exons GAGATGTTAAGTCTCTGCGTTCTGTCATTAATCCTCATATATCCAG AATCCGAAACATTGGCATTATGGCCCACATCGATGCAGGGAAAACTACGACAACAGAGAGAATGCTGTATTATTCTGGATACATAAGAACACTTGGAG ATGTTGATGATGGGGACACAGTGACAGATTTTATGGTACAGGAGCGAGAACGTGGTATTACCATTCAGTCCGCTGCTGTTACCTTTGACTGGAAGGACTACAGAATCAATCTGATTGACACCCCAG GTCACGTGGACTTTACAGTGGAAGTTGAGCGTTGTTTGAGAGTCCTGGATGGAGCTGTAGCAGTGTTTGACGCTTCAGCTGGTGTTGAG GCCCAAACTCTGACAGTGTGGAGACAAGCAGACAAACATCAGATACCACGAATTTGCTTTTTGAACAAGATGGACAAAACCAGGGCAAG TTTTACATATGCTGTTGAGAGTATCAAACAAAAGTTGAAGGCGAAACCTTTGCTTTTACAG TTGCCCATTGGGGAAGCCAAGACCTTCAGAGGACTGGTTGATATCGtaactaaggaaaaaataatttggaaaccTACTTCTGATTTGGATGATGGAAAAAATTTTGAGCAAAAGCTGCTTCTGGAGGCTGATGATCCCAGCCTGTTCCAAGAAGTCCAGGATGCCAGAAATGCCTTAATAGAACAA GTTGCAGATCTGGATGATGAATTTGCTGAACTGGTTCTAGGAGAATATAGTGAAAACTTTGACTCCATACCAGCTGACAAG TTACAGTCTGCTATCCGCAGAGTCACACTAGCTCAGAAAGCTGTACCTGTACTGTGTGGCAGCGCACTGAAGAACAAAGGAGTGCAGCCATTACTGGATGCTATTATTATGTACTTGCCTGCACCTAATGAGCGTTCATATGAGTTTCT acaaTGGTACAAGGATGACCTGTGTGCCCTAGCGTTTAAAGTTCTCCATGATAAATGTCGTGGACCACTAGTTTTCATTCGCGTTTACTCAGGTTCACTGAAACCTCAATCAGCTGTATATAATATTAACAAAAGTTGCAC GGAGAGAATGAGCCGGCTGCTCCTGCCTTTTGCTGATCAGCAAATTGAAATACCATCGCTAATGCCTGGCAACATTGCCCTTACCGTTGGGTTAAAACAG AGTGCCACTGGAGATACCATAGTATCGTCAAAGGCTTCAGCAGTAGCTGCAGCACGCCGAGCTGGAAGGGATGCTGCGGGAGAGAAGAGGTCTACCAGCAACGTAGAGAGCCTTCTGCTGGCAGGCGTTGAGATCCCTGACCCTGTCTTCTTCTGTACAATTGAACCTCCTTCAATGGCCAAACAACAAG ACTTAGATAACGCATTGAGCTGCCTTCAGCGTGAAGATCCAAGTTTAAAAGTGAAGCTAGATCCTGACACAGGACAA ACTATTCTTTGTGGCATGGGTGAACTACACATAGAAATCATTCATGACCGAATCAAACGTGAATATGGAATTGAGACTTACTTGGGACCTCTTCAAATAGCATACAGAGAAACCATCCTAAATGCTGCCCAAGCTACAG ATACATTGGACAAAACAGTAGGAGATAAACGACACTTTGTCACTGCAGAGTTAGAGGTGAGGCCCAGGTCAGGAGAGAGAGCAGCGACAAAACCCATCATTGACTATGCCGCGAGTGTCATTGAAGGGCTGCCCAAAGAACTCCAAGGAGCTATAGAAAACGGAATCACAAATTCATGCATTCAAG gaccCTTGCTTGGATTCCCAGTTCAGGATATAGATGTGACACTGCAATCACTGACGGTGCATCCTGACACCTCCCACACAATGATATCAGCCTGTGTCTCCCGTTGCATGCAAAAG GCTTTGAAAAAAGCTGGTATACAAATACTGGAGCCCCTGATGAACCTAGAGATCACAGTAAGTGAAGATCATCTCAGTGCAGCACTCGCTGATCTTGCACAGCGGAGAGGTAGCATTCAGGAAATACAGAGTCGTCAAGATAACAGAGTTGTGGTTGCTGCTGTTCCACTAGCAGAAATGATG GGCTACTCAACAGTTTTGCGTTCTCTAACGTCGGGCTCAGCAACCTTCACTTTGGAGCTTGCCAGTTACCAAGCCCTGAACAGTCAAGAGCAAAGTGCACTTCTTCAGAGGAGGACGGGGTTGGTGTGA